Part of the Crossiella cryophila genome, CGGTCCGGGCCGAGCTTGGCCCGGATGCCCAGGATGCACAGTGCGATGGCCAGGAACGAGATCGCGTCGATCATGAACGGCGAACTCGGGCCGGTGACCTCGAACATCAGCCCGGCCAGTGGCGGGGCGATGATCGTGGCGATGCCCCAGATCATCTCGCTCTGTCCGGCGGCCGCACCGAGTTTGTGCTGGCCGACGATCCGGGGCAGCGCGGCGGTGTTGGCGATCCGGTACACGGTGGCGGCGGCGCTGTTGACCACGGCCACCACGTAGAGCTGCGGCAGGGTCAGGCTGTCCAGCAGGTAGGCGATCGGGATCGAGGTGATCGAGACCATGCTCAGCACCGAGGAGCCGATCATGAGCCCGCGCCGGGAGATCCGGTCCACCAGCGCGCCCGCGGGCAGCGCCAGCAGCAGTGGCGGAATGGCCTCCACACTGCCCACCAGCCCCGCGTGCAGGGGTGAGCTGGTCATCAGCAGCACCAGCAGCGGCAACGCGATCGCGGTGACCTCGTCACCGATCGCGCTGAGCACCGTGCCACCCCACCACAGCCGGAAGTCCCGGTTGTCCCTGAGCCGGGTCGGTCGCGCCGCGTTGGTTTCGACAGGCACCTTCGTCCCTTCCCATCCGGTCGGCACACCAAAACAGGTTTCGGGCACCACCAGCACCTTGTTTTTGATTGGCAGGTGCTCGCCCAGCACGCTGAGGGTGGCCAAGCCGGTCCTGGCCGACCCGACTTCCGTTTGGTCGGTTCGGCGTATTCCTCGACCGGCATCGGCTCGGCTAGCGTCAGCGCTGGTGCGGGCCGGTTGGCCGCACCTGTCCGGGGGGCGGCTTCGCTGATGGGGAGAAAAGCTGTGAACGTCAATTCACGCTGGTCCGGTATGGCCGGGAAACTCGCTGCCGCGCTGGGCGTGGCCGTGGTCGGTGGCGTGCTCGCCGCCGGACCGGCCGCCGCCACCGACAGCACGCTCGCGGGGGCCGGGGACAAGAAGGTCGAGGTCATCAAGGCCGTGACGGCCCCGGGCGAGTAAACCCGAACGAACCTTCCGGAACGGCCCGTCCACGCCTGGACGGGCCGTTCCGCGTTTGGTGCGTTCACGCTGGGTACCCGGTCACCCGGCACCGATTGAGTGACCCCCTTACCCCCTTTCTCGCCGCGCCAAACCTCTCGGCCCGCCCCTAGCGTCGATCGCGGGTGGTGAATTCCGCCGACCAGGCGGAGCGGGGACGAAGGGCGAGATCTCGTGTTCAGACGCAATCAGCGGGCGGCGCTTGGCGCGCTCGCACTCGTGGCCGTGCTCCTTGGCTGGTGCACCACTGCCGGTGACCCGGCCGCGGTGGCCAGCCCGGCGGGGGAGCAGCTGCTCATCGGCGAGGCGCAACAGCCGCCGCCGGTCCAGGTCGACGGGGCCGCGGCGCCGGTCCCGCTGGTGGTCGGGCAGAAGGTGGAACTCGCCGCGACCAAGGTCCGCCCCGACGGCAGCCGGACCGACATCAGCGCCCTCGCGCAGTGGTCCACCGGCGACCAGGCGGTCGCGACCGTGGACAAGGGCATCGTCACCGGCGCAGGGCCGGGCACCACCGCCATCACCGCCACCTACCAGGGGGTCAAGGGCTCGCGGTCGGTCAAGGTGACCAAGCCCGCCGACGGCGACCGGATGGCCAAGGCGCTGGCCACCGGCGCGCCCAAGCTGGTCACCCAGCAGGAACTGCTCGCCTACCTGCCCAAGGCCCTCGGCAAGCGGGTCTCGCTGGCGCACCAGATCATCCCGGACGGCGCGGTGATCACCTTCACCCCCGGCACCAACGCGGGGCAGATCCGGCAGCTCTCGCCGCACCTGCACCCGCTGCTGACCGGCACGCACAGCGACGGCGAGCAGTTCCCCAACCGGGTGCTCGCCGCGGTCGGCACCTCCTCACTCAGCGAGACCAGGCTGGCCTACTTCGCGGGCAACCCGTTCGTGAACACCTCGCTGAGCGGGCCGAACGTCCCGATGGACGAGGCAGGGATGGTCCCGCTCGTGCAGAGCACCACCGCCTGGCTGCTGGGCAAACCGGGCACCGCGGCGGCCGAACTCAGCGGCAAGATCGTCATCGCCAACACCGCCTCCTCCCGCGAGAAGCCGATGAAGGAGTTCCTGGCCAAGAACTTCCCCAAGCTGATCGTCAACGGCGGCAACTCCGCCTACGGCGCCTGCGATTTCAAGCCCGGCACCGCGAACCCGTGCCTGACCGGCGCGGCCGCGTTGTTCGTCGGTGACGCCAGGAGTGACGACGACCCGGTGCTGCGCGCCCAGATCGAGGGGGCCTACAGCTCCGGGATCCCGTTGCTGGCCTTCGGTGAGACGAGCCGGGCCGCGTCCACCACCAACATGCTGATGCGCGACCTCGGCAGCCCGGACACCGGCACCAACTACTTCCAGCGCAACCTGGTCCGGCAGTCACCCAAGTCCGCGCAGGCCCCGGCCAAGGTGCTGGACGACCAGTTCGCCAAGGACGCCACCGAGATCGCCCGGCGGCTCAACGGAAATCCGCTGGCACTGACCGACTACAGCAAGTGCGTCGTCGACTATGCCCTGCACGGAAGCTACCTGACGTCCTGTGTGAACGATCCGACCCCGGGAGCCGCGGCGTACATGGGCGCGATCACCCGGATGAAGGCGGCCGTGGCCGCGCTGAACGAGGCGGCGGACAACGTCTTCGCGCCGCCGAAGGTCAACGACCAGAACGAGACCATGCGGGTGCTGACCCTGCTGGCGGACAAGCAGCGCACCGGCGCCTACGGCTCCCAGCCGGGTGACAACGTGCAGCCGATCGAATACCCCATCGACCAGAAGGACACCAAGCGGATCACGCAGGCGCTCTTCGCCGACTGGTTCACGCACACCGCCTGGCCGGGCAACTCCAAGGCCTACGACCTGGGCACCGCCTGGTGCATCAGCCCAACCCAGGTGGCCGACGGCACCTGTCCGACCGTGCACTTCAACCAGCAGGGCGACAAGTCGGTGACGCTGACCTCGACCGACCTCGACGAGTGGAGCGCCACCGGCCACGACCTCATCACCGGCAGGCCGGGCACGGTCACCCTGACCAACGACCCGAACATCCCGGTGTACGTGCGCACCTTCCCGAACCGGGTGAACACCCGCACCGGGGAGGTCGAGAAGGGCGTGTCCAAGTACACCCGGCCGCAGTTCCTGGCCACCGACTGGGTGCGGCTGACCCCGAAGAAGCCGGTGACGATCAGTTCGCCCTACGGCGGACCGCTGTACATCCGGATGGACGGCACCGGCAAGAAGCCCGGGATCGGGGTGAACCTCACCTTCAACGGGATGAGCGAGCACCCGGCGGTCATGGACATGAACGACCTGGCCCAGCTGGACCGTTTCACCCAGGAGATCGCCACCACCAAGGCCTACTACACCGACCTGGTGGGCGACGGCTTCCAGCTGCACATGCCGGTGTCCCGGATCCGCAAGACGCTGGCGGCCGAAGGGCTCACCCAGCACGGCCTGACCACGTTCTACACCGGACCGAGCGGGGTGCGGAAATTCCTGCTGGAGATCCGCGACTCCTGGTACAACCAGGAAATGCGCCTGGCCGGGCTGAAGGTCATGGGCGCCAAGCTGGAAGAAACCGTGCCGAAGTCGGTGCAGGCGATCTGCGGCAGCTACAAGTTGCCGTGCCTGGACCCGGAACTCAACTCCCGCAAGGGAATCCAGCACGTCAACTTCGACCTGTACACGATGTGCGGTGACCTGTGCTCGGGGAACCCGATCGACATGGGCGGCGACGGCGCCGTGTTCCCGGTCAGCTCGGGGCTGAGCCACGAACTCGGCCACAACCTGCAACGCCAGCAGCTCAACATCCACTGGGCCGACACCGGAGCGGGCAGCGACCCCGGCAAGACCGACACCTGGACCAGCTACGTCAACCGCTCCGGCGAGACCTCCAACGACCTCTTCACCCACTTCGTGCTGTGGAACTTCGCCCGCAAGGTCCGGCCCGCCCGCAGTGACGGCAAGGTGGACGACCCGCTGACCTGGTACTCCGAGGATGGCTTCGTCACCCTGTTCGCCAGTCACCGCTCGGCGATGGGCAACGTGATGAAGGACGGCAAACGAGTCGTCTACGGACCCGACTGCAAGGTCCGGCAGTCCTACCCGGCCTCGGCGACGGCCAAGAGCACCCTCGCCGACTCGGTCTGGGGCGAAACGGGAACCTACACCAACCGGCACACCCGGCTGACCTTCTACCTGACCCTGCCCATCCTGTTGGAGGGCAAGACAATGGCCAACGGCACCAAGCTGGACAGCGGCCCCGACATCTACACCGCGCTCTACGGCGCGGCCCGCGCCTTCACCGCCTGGGCGGCCGACGAGGCGAAGTGGAACGCGGGTCGAGCCAACCTGGGCCTCTCGCTGTACCCGTACTCCGGAGCCCCGGCCTACGGCGGGCAGAAGGTCGCCGAGATGATCGGCAACGACTTCCTGCTGGTGCAGTTGTCCCGGATCACCGGGTACGACTTCCGGCCGTACTTCGACGCCTTCGGAGTTACCTACACCAGCCTGGCCGGCAAGCAGGTCGAGGCCAACGCCCCCAGCGGCGGCCTGCAGAAGCTGCCCCTGGCGCTGCCGGTGCTCGGCCAGTTCCAGCCGCCGCTGAAGCTGACCGAGGTGCGCACGGTCGACCTGGCCGATCCGAACGCGTCCTGGCCGGGCGCGGACGTCAACGGCAGCTCGGCCCTGGAGCATGTGGACTTCACCCCGGCCCGGTGCGCGGGCAGGTGAGCTGACGGCAGGGTCCGGGTCGCCGCCCGGACCCTGCCGACTGACAAAAAAGTCCCGGGCGTCCTCCCGCCAGCCTGTGCGAGTATCCGAAAATGCCGATCGACCCGCACCTGCTCGCGTTGTTCACGCTGGCCACCATGGTCGCCATGCTGACCCCCGGCCCGGACATGCTGTTCGTGCTCGGCTGCGGCATCAAGGGCGGTCCCCGCGCCGGCCTGTTCGCCACCGCCGGGGTGGCGGTGAGTGAGGCGGTGCACGTCGCCCTCGCCGCGGTCGGCCTGGCCGCGTTGTTCGAGGCCGCGCCCACCGCGTTCACCGTGGTGCGCATCGCGGGCGCGATCTACCTGGTCTACCTGGGCGTGCAGATGATCCGCAACCGCAACCAGGACAACCCGGACACGGTGGCTGCCGGTGGTGGCATGACCGCCCGCAAAGCCTTCCTCAACGGCCTGTTCACCAACCTGATCAACCCCAAGATGGTCACCTTCACCATCGCCTTCCTGCCCCAGTTCATCAACCCCGCCCTTGGCCAGGTCTGGCTGCAGTTCGCGATCCTGGGCGCGGTGCTGATCGTGCTGGAGTTCCTGGTGGACGGCACGGTTGGGGTGCTGGCCGGGCGGATCGGCGGCTGGCTGCGCAGGCGGCGGGCGGCCAAGCGGCGGATCGACGTGGCCACGGGCGGGATCTTCATCGGGCTGGGCGTCAAGCTGGCTGCCGACTGAGTAGCTAGTCGGCCAGGAACACCTCGCGCTGCGCCGCGGACTGCTCGAACGCCTCCAGACTCGCCTGCTGCTCCGGGGGCAGGGCGGCCAGCATCGCGTGCAGCAGGGCCGCGCACAACGCGGTGGAGGCGGCGTGGGAGTCGAAGGCGAACTGGGAGCTGACCGGGGCGGTGAGGACCAGGTCGGCGTGGTCGGTCAGTGGCGTGATGGGCTGGTCGGTGACCAGGACGGTGGTCAGGCCTACCTGTTTGGCCCAGGTCAGCGCGGACAGGGTTTCGCGGGGGTAGCGGGGCAGGGCGAAGGCCAGGACGCAGGTGGCGCCGGCGTCGACGGCTCGGGTCAGGCCGTCCTCCAGCAGTGAGCCGGGGATGTCGAGGACTCGGACGTCCAGGTGGACCTTGGCGGCGAAGTAGCCGAAGAGGTGGGCCAGGGGGGCGGAGACGCGTTGGCCGATGACCGGGAGGGGGCGGGAGGCGGCCAGGGCGGCTGCTGCCTGGTGCAGGGGGCCGAGGTCGGACAGGCTGTCGCGGAGGGTGTGCAGGTTGCGGATTTCGGTGTCCAGCAACAGCTGGATCTCGTTGAGGGCTTCGGTGGGCGCGGGTTTGGCGGGTTGGGTGAGGACCAGGTCGCGCAGGGCTGCGCGGAACTCGGGGAAGGCGTCGAAGCCCAGGGCGAAGGCGAAGCGGGTCACCGAGGCCTGGCTGACGCCGACGCGTTCGGCCAGGTCCACGGTGCCCAGGAAGGCCGCCTCGTGCGGGTGGTCGAGCAGGTACCGGGCGATGCGCCGCTGGGCGGGGGACAGCCGTCGCCCGCCCAGCAGCTGCCGCAGTCCGGTTGAGTCCATTGTGGTCATTCCCCGCTAGGACCCGAGTCCGTGTTGGTCCAGCCACGCCTTGGCCACGCGGTCCGGGTCTTCCTTGTCGTTGTCCACCTTGGCGTCCAGCTTGCTGAGTTCCTCGGTGGTGAGTTTGCTGTTGAGTGCGGCCAGGGCCTCGGTGACGGTGGTGTTGGCCTTGGCCTCGTTGACCAGGGGCACGATGTGTTGCGCAGGAACGAGTTTCTTGGGGTCTTCCAGGATCACCCAGTTGTTGTTGGTGATCGTGACGTCGGTGCTGAACAGGTTGGCCACCTGGATGTCGCCGCCGCGCAGGGCGCCCCTGGTGAGTGGGCCGCCGGTGTCCAGGGCCTTGAAGTCCTTGAACTCCGCGCCGTACAACTCCTTCAGCCCGACCAGGCCGACCCAGCGGGTCTTGTCCTCGGCGGGGCCGCCGAAGACCAGGTCCTTGGCGTTGGCGCGCAGGTCTTCCAGGGTTTTGAGGCCGTAGCGGGTCGCGGTCTCGCGGGTGACGACGTAGACGTCCTTGTTCTCGGCGGCGGCGTAGGGCAGCACCTTGACGCCCTGGGGGACGGTTTTCTCCAGTGCCTGCTGGACGTCCTCGGCCGCGCTCTGGCGGGCGTTCTTGTCCAGGAACTGGAGCAGGCTGCCCTGGTACTCGGGCAGCACGTCGATGTCACCCTGTTTGAGCGCGGGCACGATGATCTCGCGGGAGCCCAGGTTCTGCTTGACCGTGACGGTGATTCCCTTGGCGCGCAACGCTCCCGCGTACAGGTGGCCGAGGATGACGTTCTCGCTGAAGTTGGCGGTGCCCACCACCAGGCCGCCGGATTTGCTCAGCGGGTTGCGCTTGGGGTCCAGCGAGGTCAGGCCGCCCGCGCAGGCGGTCACGGTGAGACCGAGGCAGGCCAGGATCGCCGCCGCGGCCAGTCGGCGCTTCATGATTCGCTCCTTCGGTTGCGCAGCAACGATCCGCGCGGGGTGAGCAGGCGCTGGAGTCCACTGAGGACAAGGTCCAGCGCGATGGCCAGCACCGCGATCAGCAGGGCGCCGCCGAAGACCTGGGGCAGGTCGTTCTGGGCGAAGCCGTCGAAGACGTAGCGGCCGAAACCGCCGAAACTGATGTAGGCGGCGATGGTCGCGGTGGCCACCACCTGCACCACGGCCAGCCGGACGCCGGTCATGATCAGTGGCACGGCCAGCGGCAGTTCGATCTGGAAGAGCACCTGCCAGCCGTTGAGGCCGGTGCCGCGGGCGGCGTCACGCACGTCGTGGTCGACCGCGGCCATGCCCGCGTAGGTGTTGGTGACGATCACCGGGATGGCCAGCACCACCAGCGCCACGTACACCGGCCACAGGTTGAGGCCGCTGACCAGGAACACCAGGATCACCACGCCCACGGTGGGCAGCGCGCGGCCGAAGCTGCTCAGGTTGATGGCCAGGAAGGCGCCCTTGCCGGTGTGCCCGATCAGCAGGCCGATCGGCAGTGCGATCAGCACCGCGACCAGGGTGGACAGCAGCGAGTACTGCAGGTGCTCGAACAGCCGGGCCAGGATGCCTTCCGGGCCGGACCAGCGGGCGCTGTCGGTGAACCAGCCGAGTACCTCGGCGATGAACTGACCCATGTCTATCGCCCTCTCCTGGTCCACGGGGTGAGCACGTGCTGCAGGCCGACCAGGACCAGGTCGGCGATCAGTGCCAGTAGCAGGGTGAGTGCCACGCCCGCGATGACCGGCACCGCGAAATCACGCTGGAAGCCGTCGATGAACAACTGGCCGAGCGCGCCGTGCCCGATGAACCCGGCCACGCTGACCAGGCTGATCGCCATCACCGTCGCCACCCGGACCCCGGCCATGATCACCGGCAGGGCCAGTGGCAGTTCGACGGTGAGCAGGGTGCGCAGACCGCCGTAACCCATGGCGCGGGCGGCCTCGCGGACGTGGTGCGGGACCGTGGCCAGGCCCTCGACCGTGTTGCGTACCAGCACGACCAGCGTGTAGGTGGTCAGGCCGATCACCGCGGTGACGTAGCTCAGGCCGGTCAGTGGCAGCAGCAGGATGAACAGGGCCAGCGAGGGGATGGTGAACAGCACGCCGGAGATGCCGAGGATGACGCCCTTGAGCACCGGCAGCCGCGCGGCCAGCACACCCAGCGGCAGCGCGAGCAGGAGTCCACAGAGGACGGAGATGGCGGCGATCGCGCTGTGCTCCAGGGTGGTCAGCGCCAGCTCGCTCGCGTGGTCGGGGATCCAGGACCACTTCACGGCGTGACCACCTGGGCCCGGAATCGCGCGGCGCGCTCGTTGATCCGCTGCTGGCTGGACACCCCGGTCACCCGGCCGTCCGCGTCCACCCGCACGGCCAGTCCGGCGGGGGAGGAGACGGTGGCGTCCAGCGCGGCCAGCAGGGTGGCCTCGGCGGTGAGCCCGGTGACCGGGACGGCCTCGGCGTCGGCCAGCGTGCCGGTGGCGGGCAGCCGGTCGGTGTGCAGCCAGCCCAGCGGGGTGCCCTGGCCGGTGATCAGCAGCAGCCAGCCGTCGGTGGCGCGGCGGGCCTCGGTGACCGTGGTGGCGGCGGTCGCGGTGGGCACCGGCTCGACCGGGACCTCGGCGAGGGTGGTCAGGGTGAGCAGCTTCAGGCCGCGTTCGGCGCCCAGGAAGTCGGTGACGAACTCATCCGCCGGCCGGGCCAGCAGCTCGGCCGGGCTGGCGAACTGCACCAGGTGGCCGCCGGTGCGGAAGACCGCGATGCGGTCGCCGAGTTTGACCGCCTCGTCGATGTCGTGGGTGACGAAGACGATTGTCTTGCGCAATTCGGCCTGGAGTCGCAGGAGTTCATCCTGCAAAAGCGTGCGGACCACCGGATCTACTGCGCCGAATGGTTCGTCCATCAGGAGGATCGGTGGATCGGCGGCCAGGGCCCTGGCCACGCCGACCCGCTGTTGCTGACCGCCGGAGAGCTGGTGCGGGTACTTCGCCGCGAGTTCCTGGGCCAGGCCGACG contains:
- a CDS encoding ImpA family metalloprotease, with amino-acid sequence MFRRNQRAALGALALVAVLLGWCTTAGDPAAVASPAGEQLLIGEAQQPPPVQVDGAAAPVPLVVGQKVELAATKVRPDGSRTDISALAQWSTGDQAVATVDKGIVTGAGPGTTAITATYQGVKGSRSVKVTKPADGDRMAKALATGAPKLVTQQELLAYLPKALGKRVSLAHQIIPDGAVITFTPGTNAGQIRQLSPHLHPLLTGTHSDGEQFPNRVLAAVGTSSLSETRLAYFAGNPFVNTSLSGPNVPMDEAGMVPLVQSTTAWLLGKPGTAAAELSGKIVIANTASSREKPMKEFLAKNFPKLIVNGGNSAYGACDFKPGTANPCLTGAAALFVGDARSDDDPVLRAQIEGAYSSGIPLLAFGETSRAASTTNMLMRDLGSPDTGTNYFQRNLVRQSPKSAQAPAKVLDDQFAKDATEIARRLNGNPLALTDYSKCVVDYALHGSYLTSCVNDPTPGAAAYMGAITRMKAAVAALNEAADNVFAPPKVNDQNETMRVLTLLADKQRTGAYGSQPGDNVQPIEYPIDQKDTKRITQALFADWFTHTAWPGNSKAYDLGTAWCISPTQVADGTCPTVHFNQQGDKSVTLTSTDLDEWSATGHDLITGRPGTVTLTNDPNIPVYVRTFPNRVNTRTGEVEKGVSKYTRPQFLATDWVRLTPKKPVTISSPYGGPLYIRMDGTGKKPGIGVNLTFNGMSEHPAVMDMNDLAQLDRFTQEIATTKAYYTDLVGDGFQLHMPVSRIRKTLAAEGLTQHGLTTFYTGPSGVRKFLLEIRDSWYNQEMRLAGLKVMGAKLEETVPKSVQAICGSYKLPCLDPELNSRKGIQHVNFDLYTMCGDLCSGNPIDMGGDGAVFPVSSGLSHELGHNLQRQQLNIHWADTGAGSDPGKTDTWTSYVNRSGETSNDLFTHFVLWNFARKVRPARSDGKVDDPLTWYSEDGFVTLFASHRSAMGNVMKDGKRVVYGPDCKVRQSYPASATAKSTLADSVWGETGTYTNRHTRLTFYLTLPILLEGKTMANGTKLDSGPDIYTALYGAARAFTAWAADEAKWNAGRANLGLSLYPYSGAPAYGGQKVAEMIGNDFLLVQLSRITGYDFRPYFDAFGVTYTSLAGKQVEANAPSGGLQKLPLALPVLGQFQPPLKLTEVRTVDLADPNASWPGADVNGSSALEHVDFTPARCAGR
- a CDS encoding LysE family translocator, which produces MPIDPHLLALFTLATMVAMLTPGPDMLFVLGCGIKGGPRAGLFATAGVAVSEAVHVALAAVGLAALFEAAPTAFTVVRIAGAIYLVYLGVQMIRNRNQDNPDTVAAGGGMTARKAFLNGLFTNLINPKMVTFTIAFLPQFINPALGQVWLQFAILGAVLIVLEFLVDGTVGVLAGRIGGWLRRRRAAKRRIDVATGGIFIGLGVKLAAD
- a CDS encoding MurR/RpiR family transcriptional regulator, whose product is MDSTGLRQLLGGRRLSPAQRRIARYLLDHPHEAAFLGTVDLAERVGVSQASVTRFAFALGFDAFPEFRAALRDLVLTQPAKPAPTEALNEIQLLLDTEIRNLHTLRDSLSDLGPLHQAAAALAASRPLPVIGQRVSAPLAHLFGYFAAKVHLDVRVLDIPGSLLEDGLTRAVDAGATCVLAFALPRYPRETLSALTWAKQVGLTTVLVTDQPITPLTDHADLVLTAPVSSQFAFDSHAASTALCAALLHAMLAALPPEQQASLEAFEQSAAQREVFLAD
- a CDS encoding ABC transporter substrate-binding protein; translation: MKRRLAAAAILACLGLTVTACAGGLTSLDPKRNPLSKSGGLVVGTANFSENVILGHLYAGALRAKGITVTVKQNLGSREIIVPALKQGDIDVLPEYQGSLLQFLDKNARQSAAEDVQQALEKTVPQGVKVLPYAAAENKDVYVVTRETATRYGLKTLEDLRANAKDLVFGGPAEDKTRWVGLVGLKELYGAEFKDFKALDTGGPLTRGALRGGDIQVANLFSTDVTITNNNWVILEDPKKLVPAQHIVPLVNEAKANTTVTEALAALNSKLTTEELSKLDAKVDNDKEDPDRVAKAWLDQHGLGS
- a CDS encoding ABC transporter permease, with the protein product MGQFIAEVLGWFTDSARWSGPEGILARLFEHLQYSLLSTLVAVLIALPIGLLIGHTGKGAFLAINLSSFGRALPTVGVVILVFLVSGLNLWPVYVALVVLAIPVIVTNTYAGMAAVDHDVRDAARGTGLNGWQVLFQIELPLAVPLIMTGVRLAVVQVVATATIAAYISFGGFGRYVFDGFAQNDLPQVFGGALLIAVLAIALDLVLSGLQRLLTPRGSLLRNRRSES
- a CDS encoding ABC transporter permease is translated as MKWSWIPDHASELALTTLEHSAIAAISVLCGLLLALPLGVLAARLPVLKGVILGISGVLFTIPSLALFILLLPLTGLSYVTAVIGLTTYTLVVLVRNTVEGLATVPHHVREAARAMGYGGLRTLLTVELPLALPVIMAGVRVATVMAISLVSVAGFIGHGALGQLFIDGFQRDFAVPVIAGVALTLLLALIADLVLVGLQHVLTPWTRRGR
- a CDS encoding ABC transporter ATP-binding protein encodes the protein MNKKFADGTTAVRELDLDVPEGQLTVLVGSSGCGKTTTLRMINRMIEATSGEVLVGGRDVRKLNASALRKGIGYVIQQSGLFPHRTIGDNIATVPRLLGWDRGRIRDRVAELLDTVGLAQELAAKYPHQLSGGQQQRVGVARALAADPPILLMDEPFGAVDPVVRTLLQDELLRLQAELRKTIVFVTHDIDEAVKLGDRIAVFRTGGHLVQFASPAELLARPADEFVTDFLGAERGLKLLTLTTLAEVPVEPVPTATAATTVTEARRATDGWLLLITGQGTPLGWLHTDRLPATGTLADAEAVPVTGLTAEATLLAALDATVSSPAGLAVRVDADGRVTGVSSQQRINERAARFRAQVVTP